From Paucidesulfovibrio gracilis DSM 16080:
GAGTCGTCGCGGTTGTCGCCCATCACAAAGTATTTGTTTTCCGGTACGGTGAACTCGGCCAAAAAGTCGCGGCGGCTGGGCAGGATGCGCGGATCCGAGTGCTGGATGTACGCTTCGTCCAGCGCCTGGCCGTTGCGGTAGACCACCTTGTCGCGGATTTCGATGCGGTCCCCGGGCAGACCAATGATGCGCTTGATGAAGTCCATGCTCGGGTTTTCCGGATACTCGAACACAATGATGTCGCCGTGGTCGGGATCGCCCGTGGGCAGGATGGAAATGTTGGTGAAGGGTACCTTGATATCGTAGGAAAAGCGGGTCACGAGCAGGTGGTCGCCGATTTGCAGCGTCTCCAGCATGGAGCCTGACGGGATTTTGAACGCCTGCACCACAAAGGAACGGATGAACAGGGCCAGAATCACGGCAATGACAATGGCCTCGATCCACTCGCGCAATTTGGCAATGGGGTCGTCGGGGGCAGCGGATTTTTTCTTCCTGAAAAACATGGGGGAATTCCTCTTGCGCGTTGATTAGTTGGATCCGGCCTTATTCATCCCCGGCCTTGAGCACGGCAAGGAAGGCCTCCTGCGGGATTTCCACATTGCCCATGCGACGCATGCGCTTTTTGCCTTCCTTCTGCTTTTCCAGGAGCTTACGCTTTCGTGTAATGTCGCCGCCATAGCACTTGGCCGTGACATCCTTGCGGAAGGGCGCGTTGCGCTCCTTGGCCACGATCTTGCGGCCGATGGCCGCCTGGATGACCACTTCGAACATCTGGCGCGGAATGGACCGCTTCAGCTTCAGGGCCAGGCTGCGACCCATGCGGGGGGCGTTCTCCCGATGCACGATGATGGAAAAGGCGTCCACGGGATCGCCGTTGATGAGAATGTCCAGCTTGATCATGTCGGCTTCGCGGTAGTCGATGACCTCGTAATCCAGGGAGGCATAGCCCTTGGTGGAGGACTTCAACTTGTCGAAAAAGTCGTACATGATTTCCGCGAACGGAATCTCATAGGTGATGATGACACGGTTTATCCCGGCATAGTTGATATTTTTCTGAATGCCGCGCTTTTCTTCACACAGCGCCAAAACCGCGCCCACAAAGTCGTTGGGTACATGGACTTCCAGGCGCACATACGGCTCGCGGACCACCTCGATCTCCTGGGGATCGGGCAGCTTGCTGGGGTTGTCGATGAGCAGTTCCTCGCCGTCCGTGTTGCGCACCTGGTAGACCACGGACGGAGCCGTGGTGATCAAGCGAGCCTCGAACTCCCGTTCCAGGCGCTCCTGAATGATCTCAATGTGCAGCAGGCCGAGAAAGCCGCATCGGAACCCGAATCCCAAAGCCTGGGAAGTTTCCGGCTCAAAGGTGAACGCCGCGTCGTTGAGCTGGAGCTTTTCCAATGCGGCCTTAAGGGTTTCATATTCCGCCGGCTCCACAGGATACAGCCCGGCAAAGACCATGGGCTTGACCTTTTGGAATCCGGGATACGGCGTGTCCGTGGGATTCTCCGGCTTGGTGATGGTGTCGCCAACCGGCGCATCGCCCAGCTCCTTCATGGAAGCGCAGAGAAAACCAA
This genomic window contains:
- the lepB gene encoding signal peptidase I gives rise to the protein MFFRKKKSAAPDDPIAKLREWIEAIVIAVILALFIRSFVVQAFKIPSGSMLETLQIGDHLLVTRFSYDIKVPFTNISILPTGDPDHGDIIVFEYPENPSMDFIKRIIGLPGDRIEIRDKVVYRNGQALDEAYIQHSDPRILPSRRDFLAEFTVPENKYFVMGDNRDDSRDSRFWGFVDREAIIGKAWILYWSWDHLDSSVRWNRIGDLVR
- the lepA gene encoding translation elongation factor 4, which translates into the protein MDTAKIRNFSIIAHIDHGKSTLADRILELTGLLTDRDKKEQYLDRMELEQERGITIKAQAVRIPYTAPDGQEYTLNLIDTPGHVDFSYEVSRSLAACEGALLVVDATQGVEAQTLANVYLALDNDLEVIPVLNKADLPSAEPERVAEEIEEVIGLDASGAVTVSAKTGLNVDQVLQQIVEQLPPPKGSADAPFKALIFDSWYDSYQGVVVLFRIIDGSLKKGDRIRIFSTKRDFEVTKLGVFSPGPKDVKELGPGEVGFLCASMKELGDAPVGDTITKPENPTDTPYPGFQKVKPMVFAGLYPVEPAEYETLKAALEKLQLNDAAFTFEPETSQALGFGFRCGFLGLLHIEIIQERLEREFEARLITTAPSVVYQVRNTDGEELLIDNPSKLPDPQEIEVVREPYVRLEVHVPNDFVGAVLALCEEKRGIQKNINYAGINRVIITYEIPFAEIMYDFFDKLKSSTKGYASLDYEVIDYREADMIKLDILINGDPVDAFSIIVHRENAPRMGRSLALKLKRSIPRQMFEVVIQAAIGRKIVAKERNAPFRKDVTAKCYGGDITRKRKLLEKQKEGKKRMRRMGNVEIPQEAFLAVLKAGDE